Proteins co-encoded in one Jeotgalibacillus malaysiensis genomic window:
- a CDS encoding cation transporter, with the protein MGHSHQHGHNHSNFEESRQGNKKGLLIALIITTFIMLLEFFGGLLTNSLALLADSGHMLSDASSLLLSLVAIWFASRKASKNKTYGFYRFEILAALFNGVTLFIISGFILKEAYERFMDPPAVASGTMMIIAIIGLIANLLSAWFLMRKGDVKDNVNLRSAYLHVIGDALGSLGAIAAGIIMLVSGWYLADPLISVFVSLLILKSAWGIIKQSVHILMEGAPKTIKTEDLKSDLMNIKGVLNVHDLHIWTITSGLDALSCHLKIQDEYDEQTILKATTELIRKKYHIDHATIQLEKSDFHHSDLLV; encoded by the coding sequence ATGGGGCATTCACATCAACATGGCCACAATCATTCGAATTTTGAAGAATCAAGACAAGGCAACAAAAAGGGTTTGCTGATTGCTCTGATCATCACAACGTTCATCATGTTATTAGAGTTTTTTGGCGGATTATTAACAAACAGCCTTGCGTTATTAGCTGACTCAGGGCATATGCTTAGTGATGCAAGCTCACTATTACTCAGTCTTGTTGCCATTTGGTTTGCATCAAGAAAAGCTTCTAAAAATAAAACATATGGTTTTTATCGCTTTGAAATATTAGCCGCACTTTTTAACGGGGTTACTTTATTTATCATCTCAGGTTTCATTTTAAAAGAAGCCTATGAACGTTTTATGGATCCCCCTGCAGTCGCCAGTGGAACAATGATGATTATTGCTATAATTGGTCTAATAGCAAACTTACTAAGTGCGTGGTTTTTAATGCGAAAAGGGGATGTAAAAGATAATGTAAATCTCCGCAGCGCTTATTTACACGTGATTGGAGATGCACTCGGATCCTTAGGGGCAATTGCTGCTGGAATCATCATGCTGGTATCTGGATGGTATCTGGCGGACCCGTTAATTTCAGTCTTTGTTTCATTGTTAATTTTAAAGAGTGCATGGGGCATCATTAAACAATCTGTTCACATCTTAATGGAAGGCGCCCCAAAAACGATTAAAACAGAAGACCTGAAAAGTGATCTCATGAACATTAAAGGTGTACTAAATGTTCACGACCTTCACATATGGACGATTACTTCAGGATTGGACGCACTAAGTTGCCATCTGAAAATTCAAGATGAATATGATGAACAGACCATTTTGAAAGCTACTACAGAACTGATACGAAAGAAGTATCACATTGACCACGCAACAATTCAGTTGGAAAAGTCAGATTTTCACCATAGTGATCTACTAGTATAA
- a CDS encoding universal stress protein, giving the protein MKKLLVATDGSEHAKRALLKAIEVAGQDQEAVIDLVYVVDGETSKSDVLHYGDSDTASYKREKKFKESVDLVESKGVKANLLIKHGDPEEVLIDYANSNEYDLVFVGSRGRNKFQTMVLGSVSHKLVKHIDAPVMVVK; this is encoded by the coding sequence ATGAAAAAACTTTTAGTAGCTACAGATGGTTCAGAGCATGCGAAAAGAGCTTTATTGAAGGCAATTGAAGTTGCAGGTCAAGATCAGGAAGCTGTTATTGATCTTGTGTATGTCGTGGATGGTGAGACTTCTAAATCAGACGTACTTCATTATGGTGATTCAGATACCGCGAGCTATAAGCGTGAGAAGAAGTTTAAAGAAAGTGTTGATTTGGTGGAGTCAAAAGGTGTTAAAGCGAATCTGCTCATCAAACACGGAGATCCTGAAGAAGTATTGATTGATTACGCGAACAGCAATGAGTATGATCTTGTATTTGTCGGCAGCCGCGGCCGTAATAAGTTCCAGACGATGGTGCTAGGCAGCGTGAGCCATAAACTAGTGAAGCATATTGATGCCCCGGTGATGGTTGTAAAATAA
- a CDS encoding SAM-dependent methyltransferase — protein sequence MKLEDTGERIIPDEMKPSNMMLLEHMARYQFAFPYVKGRVLDLACGSGYGSVMAARQSKRKISEMVAVDFSEEVLTYARGRYHHPMITYTCHNAADPLLPDKLSTFDCILSFETYEHIAEEDVFLDNLFRLLKPGGILVLSTPFGEGRGKPSSEPFHVHQITRDEFRGLFDKYPYAQKDFYYQSGVLVEPLREGMNYQMGIAVCRKED from the coding sequence TTGAAACTTGAAGATACTGGCGAGAGAATTATTCCTGATGAGATGAAACCTTCTAACATGATGCTGCTTGAGCACATGGCAAGATATCAGTTCGCTTTTCCTTATGTGAAAGGAAGGGTGCTGGATCTGGCATGTGGTTCAGGGTATGGCAGTGTAATGGCAGCCAGACAGTCGAAGCGAAAGATCAGCGAAATGGTTGCAGTGGATTTTTCTGAAGAAGTGCTTACTTACGCGCGGGGAAGGTATCATCATCCAATGATTACTTATACATGTCATAACGCGGCTGATCCATTACTTCCGGACAAGCTGAGTACTTTTGATTGTATTCTTTCTTTTGAGACCTACGAGCATATTGCAGAGGAAGACGTATTTTTAGATAACCTATTCCGGCTGCTGAAACCGGGCGGCATACTTGTGTTATCGACTCCTTTTGGAGAAGGAAGAGGCAAGCCGTCTTCAGAGCCATTCCATGTTCATCAGATTACGAGAGATGAATTCAGGGGCCTGTTTGACAAGTATCCATATGCTCAAAAAGACTTTTATTATCAGTCTGGCGTACTGGTGGAGCCTTTGCGAGAAGGAATGAATTATCAGATGGGGATTGCTGTGTGCAGGAAAGAAGATTAG
- a CDS encoding phosphoglucosamine mutase, producing the protein MGKYFGTDGVRGVANAELTPEMAFKLGRFGGYVLTKETTRPKVLIGRDTRISGHMLEGALVAGLLSIGAEVMRLGVISTPGVAFLTKAMGAQAGVMISASHNPVPDNGIKFFGPDGFKLTDEQEAEIEALIDAETDTTPRPTGGDLGVVTDYFEGGQKYLQYLKQSADEDFSGIHVALDCAHGATSALATHLFADLDADLSTMGASPNGLNINEGVGSTHPETLADFVKEKGADVGLAFDGDGDRIIAVDENGQVVDGDQIMFICAKHLKSESRLKQNTVVSTVMSNLGFHKGLEEAGILSIQTAVGDRYVVEEMKKGSYTLGGEQSGHIIFLDYNTTGDGLLTGLQLVNIMKLTGKKLSELAAEMEIFPQKLVNIRVSDKHGVTDNAEVKAIIEQVEKEMDGNGRILVRPSGTEPLVRVMAEAPTKELCEEYVNRIAEVVENEMGVKA; encoded by the coding sequence ATGGGTAAATATTTTGGAACAGACGGGGTCCGCGGAGTAGCAAACGCTGAGCTTACGCCGGAAATGGCATTTAAGCTTGGGCGCTTCGGAGGCTACGTGCTGACAAAAGAAACAACACGCCCAAAGGTTTTAATTGGACGTGATACAAGAATTTCAGGTCATATGTTAGAAGGCGCGCTTGTCGCTGGTCTTCTATCAATCGGTGCGGAAGTCATGCGTCTTGGCGTTATTTCTACACCAGGTGTAGCATTCCTGACAAAAGCAATGGGTGCACAGGCTGGCGTGATGATCTCAGCTTCACATAACCCGGTGCCTGATAATGGAATCAAGTTCTTCGGTCCTGACGGCTTTAAGCTGACAGATGAGCAGGAAGCTGAAATTGAAGCACTAATTGATGCGGAAACAGATACAACACCACGTCCAACAGGCGGCGACCTTGGCGTTGTAACAGATTACTTTGAAGGCGGACAGAAGTACCTTCAGTATCTGAAGCAGTCAGCTGACGAAGATTTCAGCGGTATTCACGTAGCGCTTGATTGTGCACACGGTGCAACATCAGCACTTGCGACACACCTGTTTGCAGACCTTGATGCAGACCTTTCAACAATGGGCGCATCACCAAACGGACTGAATATCAATGAAGGTGTAGGGTCAACTCACCCTGAAACACTTGCTGACTTTGTAAAAGAAAAAGGTGCAGACGTTGGTCTTGCATTTGACGGAGACGGCGACCGGATCATCGCAGTTGATGAAAACGGACAGGTTGTAGATGGTGACCAGATTATGTTCATCTGCGCAAAGCACCTGAAGAGCGAATCTCGTCTGAAGCAAAATACAGTCGTATCAACTGTCATGAGTAACCTTGGTTTCCATAAAGGGCTTGAAGAAGCAGGAATCCTGAGCATTCAGACAGCTGTTGGTGACCGTTATGTTGTTGAAGAAATGAAAAAAGGCAGCTACACACTTGGTGGTGAGCAGTCAGGACACATTATCTTCCTTGACTACAACACAACTGGTGACGGACTGTTAACAGGTCTTCAGCTTGTCAATATCATGAAGCTGACAGGCAAGAAGCTTTCTGAGCTTGCTGCTGAAATGGAGATCTTCCCGCAGAAGCTTGTGAATATCCGCGTTAGCGATAAGCACGGTGTAACGGATAATGCTGAAGTCAAAGCGATCATTGAACAGGTGGAAAAAGAGATGGATGGCAACGGCCGTATTCTCGTACGTCCATCAGGTACTGAGCCGCTTGTGCGTGTGATGGCTGAAGCACCGACGAAAGAGCTTTGCGAAGAGTATGTAAACCGCATTGCTGAAGTGGTTGAGAATGAAATGGGCGTTAAAGCTTAA
- a CDS encoding TIGR00159 family protein, which yields MPFADQFSDLTVLDLAVHAIDILLVWFVLYKLITVIRGTKAVQLLKGIFVIVVVRVFSELLGFNTLAWIMEQVMLWGVLGIMIIFQPELRRALEQLGRGKLFARGNLQEEEERNRLVEAVTKSVSYMAKRRIGALITFERETGMGDYIETGIPMDSNLTSELLINLFIPNTPLHDGAVIIQKNRIAAAACYLPLSESPFISKELGTRHRAALGVSEVTDSITVVVSEETGAISVTTNGELQRDLELDEFSKIIRREWFGEKESADSSARWNWRGKKNNG from the coding sequence ATGCCGTTTGCCGACCAGTTTTCAGATTTAACGGTGTTAGACCTTGCTGTTCATGCAATTGACATACTCCTCGTGTGGTTTGTTTTATATAAGCTGATCACGGTGATCAGAGGGACAAAAGCTGTACAGCTGTTAAAAGGAATATTTGTTATTGTTGTCGTCCGCGTCTTCAGTGAGTTACTTGGATTTAATACGCTGGCGTGGATCATGGAGCAGGTGATGCTCTGGGGGGTTCTCGGGATTATGATTATCTTCCAGCCTGAGCTGCGGCGTGCACTTGAGCAGCTTGGACGGGGTAAATTATTTGCCAGAGGTAACCTCCAGGAAGAAGAGGAACGTAACCGCTTAGTAGAAGCTGTAACCAAATCAGTGAGCTATATGGCGAAGCGGAGAATCGGTGCCTTAATCACATTTGAACGTGAGACGGGTATGGGAGACTATATTGAAACTGGGATCCCAATGGATTCGAACCTTACTTCCGAACTGTTAATTAATTTATTCATTCCTAATACACCGCTTCACGATGGTGCGGTGATTATCCAGAAAAACCGTATTGCAGCGGCGGCATGTTATCTGCCGCTATCTGAAAGTCCGTTTATTTCTAAAGAACTTGGTACACGTCACCGGGCAGCCCTTGGTGTCAGTGAAGTAACCGACAGTATTACAGTCGTGGTTTCAGAAGAGACAGGTGCGATTTCCGTTACAACCAATGGTGAGCTACAGCGTGACCTGGAGCTGGATGAATTCAGCAAGATCATCCGCCGTGAATGGTTCGGTGAAAAAGAATCAGCAGACTCTTCAGCACGATGGAACTGGAGGGGGAAAAAGAATAATGGATAA
- a CDS encoding arginase — MQKKNISVIGVPMDLGQMRRGVDMGPSAIRYAGLLERLEAIGHTVTDLGDIQIDQPERVHTADTNLRNLDAVVKGSTALADQVKKVKTDGDFPLILGGDHSIAIGSLAGISSSYENLGVIWYDAHGDLNTGDTSPSGNIHGMPLAVSLGIGHEDLVNIHDYTPKVKPENIVIIGARSLDEGERVLIKERGIRVYTMHEVDRMGMTKVIEESIEYLKGRTDGVHLSLDLDGLDPNDAPGVGTPVIGGISYRESHLAMEMLAEADILTSAEFVEVNPILDEKNKTATVAVALVGSLFGEKLL; from the coding sequence ATGCAGAAAAAGAACATTTCAGTGATCGGTGTGCCAATGGATTTAGGGCAGATGCGCCGTGGAGTAGATATGGGACCAAGTGCAATCCGTTATGCCGGTTTGCTTGAGCGTTTAGAGGCAATTGGTCATACAGTGACGGATCTAGGTGATATCCAGATTGATCAGCCGGAGCGTGTACATACGGCAGATACAAACCTGAGAAATCTGGATGCCGTTGTAAAAGGAAGCACAGCGCTTGCTGATCAGGTGAAAAAGGTCAAAACAGATGGTGACTTCCCGCTGATTTTAGGGGGAGACCATAGTATTGCCATCGGGTCGCTTGCAGGAATCAGTAGCAGCTACGAAAACCTTGGTGTGATCTGGTATGATGCACACGGCGATTTAAATACAGGTGATACGTCACCATCAGGCAATATCCACGGGATGCCGCTTGCTGTGAGTCTGGGTATTGGTCATGAGGACCTTGTGAACATCCACGACTATACGCCAAAAGTGAAGCCTGAAAACATTGTGATTATCGGTGCGCGTTCACTTGATGAAGGTGAAAGAGTGCTGATCAAGGAAAGAGGTATCCGTGTGTACACAATGCATGAAGTGGACCGCATGGGAATGACGAAGGTGATAGAAGAGTCAATTGAGTATCTGAAGGGTCGTACAGATGGTGTGCACCTGTCGCTTGATCTTGATGGGCTCGATCCAAATGACGCACCAGGCGTCGGAACACCAGTCATTGGCGGTATTAGCTATCGTGAGAGTCATCTGGCAATGGAGATGCTTGCAGAAGCAGATATCCTGACGTCAGCAGAATTCGTTGAAGTAAATCCGATTCTGGATGAGAAAAATAAAACAGCTACAGTTGCTGTTGCACTTGTAGGGTCATTGTTTGGTGAGAAGCTTCTATAA
- a CDS encoding RNA polymerase sigma70 factor — translation MSQQLPDFDLYQKVVHEQDSQALRQLYQKYEKLIYSFSYKMTQDQEVAEEAIQEVFLKLWKKHAPYDQSKGKFSSWLLTMTRNTCLDALRKRNRHETVEYIEKDTLRVTEETPADILEWKEQGSAIQDCMGSLKKEQQQIVQLFYFNGYTQQAISKETDTPLGTIKGRIRLALKHLKACLKGKGGHEDDSAL, via the coding sequence ATGTCGCAGCAATTACCAGATTTTGATTTGTATCAAAAGGTTGTGCACGAGCAGGATTCTCAGGCTTTGCGCCAGCTTTATCAGAAATATGAAAAACTGATTTATTCTTTCTCATATAAAATGACGCAGGATCAGGAAGTAGCTGAAGAGGCGATTCAGGAAGTGTTTTTAAAGCTATGGAAGAAACACGCTCCTTATGATCAATCGAAGGGCAAGTTTTCTTCGTGGTTATTAACGATGACCAGAAATACTTGTCTTGATGCGCTCCGCAAACGCAACCGGCATGAAACGGTTGAGTATATCGAAAAGGATACACTTCGTGTCACTGAAGAAACACCTGCTGATATTCTGGAATGGAAAGAGCAGGGTTCAGCGATTCAGGATTGTATGGGTTCATTAAAGAAAGAACAGCAGCAGATCGTTCAGTTATTTTATTTTAACGGATATACTCAGCAGGCGATCTCTAAGGAGACTGATACGCCTCTTGGTACGATTAAAGGGCGCATCCGGCTTGCGCTTAAGCATTTAAAGGCTTGCCTTAAAGGGAAAGGAGGACATGAGGATGACTCAGCATTGTGA
- a CDS encoding anti-sigma W factor: protein MNTCPEHIVLLMHDYLDEEISHENEKELKAHLQSCEACKTHFHELKKTVALVQSTSHIQAPSNFTQNVMAKLPKEKKRAGVERWFHRHPLMAAAAVFFLLMGGSLFTNWNGSEELSFTQSEQVVVEGNTVVVPEGETIQGDLTVRNGDLRIEGTVEGNVTIVNGEQFMAGAGGVTGEIEEIDQAFEWLWYSMKSAAKELGSFGQENTEE, encoded by the coding sequence GTGAACACTTGTCCTGAACATATCGTGCTGTTGATGCATGATTATTTAGATGAAGAGATTTCACATGAAAACGAAAAGGAGTTGAAGGCGCACCTTCAGTCTTGTGAAGCGTGCAAAACTCATTTTCATGAATTGAAAAAGACAGTTGCGCTTGTTCAAAGCACTTCACATATACAGGCACCATCGAACTTTACACAAAATGTGATGGCGAAGCTGCCGAAGGAAAAGAAAAGAGCAGGTGTGGAGCGCTGGTTCCACCGTCACCCGCTGATGGCCGCGGCTGCAGTATTCTTTTTACTGATGGGTGGCAGTCTGTTTACGAACTGGAACGGGTCAGAGGAGCTTTCATTTACACAGAGTGAACAGGTTGTAGTAGAAGGGAATACAGTTGTCGTACCTGAAGGAGAAACGATTCAGGGCGATCTGACTGTCCGCAATGGCGACCTCCGCATTGAAGGAACGGTCGAAGGAAACGTGACGATCGTGAACGGCGAGCAGTTCATGGCTGGTGCCGGTGGTGTCACGGGTGAAATTGAAGAGATCGATCAGGCATTTGAGTGGTTATGGTACTCAATGAAGTCAGCTGCTAAAGAACTTGGCAGCTTTGGACAGGAAAATACTGAAGAATAA
- a CDS encoding glucosamine--fructose-6-phosphate aminotransferase, whose amino-acid sequence MCGIVGYIGSNDTKEILLKGLEKLEYRGYDSAGIAVKNDDGVSVFKEKGRIADLRAIVDDSVSANIGIGHTRWATHGEPSQVNAHPHQSTTSRFTLVHNGVIENYAQLKREHLADVELVSETDTEIIVQLIEKFVKEGLETEAAFAKALTELKGSYAIALLDNQDEDTIFVAKNKSPLLVGLGEDFNVVASDAMAMLQVTDEYVELMDKEMVIVTKESTTIKTLDGETVARDSYKAEIDASDIEKGTYPHYMLKEIDEQPAVMRKIIQAYQNEEGELSIAKDTLDAVNAADRIYIIACGTSYHAGLVGKEYLEKTAKIPTEVHVASEFVYNTPLLSEKPLFIFISQSGETADSRAVLVHVKELGHPALTLTNVAGSTLSREANHTLLLHAGPEIAVASTKAYTAQIAVLAILAEAAGKAKGFEMKFDLVQEMGIVANAIQTLTDDKEAFEQIARDFLSTTRNAFFIGRSMDYHVVQEAALKLKEISYIQAEGFAGGELKHGTIALIEDGTPVVALATQENVNLSIRGNVKEVAARGANPCIISMKGLEEQGDSYVIPHVHELLAPLVSVVPTQLIAYYAALHRDCDVDKPRNLAKSVTVE is encoded by the coding sequence ATGTGTGGAATTGTAGGATATATTGGATCAAACGATACGAAGGAAATTTTGCTGAAAGGTCTTGAGAAGCTTGAATACCGCGGTTATGACTCTGCTGGAATCGCAGTAAAAAATGACGACGGCGTATCTGTATTCAAAGAAAAAGGACGCATCGCAGACCTTCGTGCAATCGTGGACGACAGCGTGAGCGCTAACATCGGAATCGGCCATACGCGCTGGGCAACACACGGTGAACCAAGCCAGGTGAACGCACACCCTCACCAGAGTACAACAAGCCGTTTTACGCTTGTACACAACGGTGTAATCGAGAACTATGCACAGCTGAAGCGTGAGCACCTTGCAGACGTTGAGCTTGTATCAGAAACAGATACAGAAATCATCGTTCAGCTGATCGAAAAGTTTGTAAAAGAAGGCCTTGAAACAGAAGCAGCATTTGCAAAAGCACTAACAGAACTGAAAGGTTCATATGCAATCGCGCTTTTAGATAACCAGGACGAAGACACAATCTTTGTTGCGAAAAACAAGAGCCCGCTACTAGTTGGTCTTGGTGAAGACTTCAACGTTGTTGCATCTGATGCAATGGCTATGCTTCAGGTAACTGATGAGTATGTTGAACTGATGGACAAAGAAATGGTTATCGTAACGAAAGAAAGCACAACAATTAAAACGCTTGATGGCGAAACTGTTGCGCGTGATTCTTACAAAGCAGAAATCGATGCAAGCGACATCGAAAAGGGTACGTACCCTCACTATATGCTAAAAGAAATCGACGAGCAGCCTGCAGTAATGCGTAAAATCATTCAGGCTTACCAGAATGAAGAAGGCGAGCTTTCAATTGCGAAAGATACGCTTGACGCTGTAAACGCAGCTGACCGCATCTATATCATTGCTTGCGGAACAAGCTACCATGCAGGACTTGTAGGGAAAGAGTACCTTGAAAAAACAGCGAAAATCCCAACAGAAGTACACGTAGCGAGTGAGTTCGTATACAACACACCGTTACTATCTGAAAAGCCATTATTTATCTTTATTTCTCAAAGTGGTGAAACAGCAGACAGCCGTGCCGTACTTGTACACGTAAAAGAACTGGGACACCCTGCACTGACACTGACAAACGTAGCAGGCTCAACACTTTCACGTGAAGCAAACCACACACTTCTGCTGCACGCAGGACCAGAGATCGCGGTAGCTTCAACAAAAGCTTACACTGCACAAATCGCAGTCCTTGCAATCCTTGCAGAAGCAGCTGGAAAAGCAAAAGGCTTCGAAATGAAGTTCGACCTTGTTCAGGAAATGGGTATCGTTGCTAACGCAATCCAGACACTGACAGACGACAAAGAAGCATTCGAGCAAATCGCACGTGACTTCCTAAGCACAACGCGCAACGCATTCTTCATCGGACGCTCAATGGATTACCATGTCGTTCAGGAAGCTGCGCTAAAGCTGAAAGAAATCTCTTACATCCAGGCTGAAGGTTTCGCAGGCGGCGAGCTGAAGCACGGAACAATCGCACTAATCGAAGACGGCACACCAGTCGTTGCCCTGGCAACACAGGAAAACGTCAACCTGAGCATCCGCGGTAACGTCAAAGAAGTAGCAGCCCGCGGCGCCAACCCATGCATAATCTCAATGAAAGGCCTTGAAGAACAAGGCGACAGCTACGTGATCCCACACGTACACGAACTGCTTGCACCACTGGTATCAGTTGTACCGACACAGCTGATTGCTTACTATGCAGCACTTCATAGAGATTGTGATGTTGATAAGCCACGTAACCTTGCGAAGAGTGTTACTGTAGAATAA
- a CDS encoding RNA polymerase sigma factor SigW: MESIVKKRIQQVRKGDQDAFGEIVELFKDRVYHVCFRMLGNRHEAEDIAQEAFIRAYTNIHTFDIDRKFSTWLFRIATNLCIDRIRKKKPDYYLDAEVSGTDGLTMYSQVETDGPLPEEEVESMELQESIQKEISRLPDKYRSVIVLKYIEELSLKEISEILELPIGTVKTRIHRGREALRKQLRSI, translated from the coding sequence ATGGAATCCATAGTGAAAAAACGAATACAGCAGGTGCGGAAGGGAGATCAGGATGCGTTCGGTGAGATCGTGGAGCTCTTTAAGGACAGAGTATATCACGTCTGCTTCAGAATGCTGGGTAACCGTCATGAAGCGGAGGATATTGCACAGGAGGCATTTATCAGAGCGTATACGAACATTCACACGTTTGATATTGATCGTAAATTTTCGACGTGGCTGTTCCGTATTGCGACAAACCTGTGTATCGACCGGATTAGAAAGAAGAAACCTGATTATTATTTAGATGCTGAAGTCTCCGGAACAGATGGCCTGACGATGTACTCTCAGGTTGAAACAGACGGTCCTCTTCCTGAAGAAGAAGTCGAGTCAATGGAATTACAGGAATCAATTCAAAAAGAAATATCCAGATTACCCGACAAATATCGTTCTGTTATCGTATTAAAATATATAGAGGAGCTTTCTTTAAAAGAGATCAGTGAAATTCTTGAGCTGCCAATCGGGACAGTCAAGACTAGAATTCACAGAGGAAGAGAAGCGCTCCGTAAGCAATTAAGATCAATATAG